Genomic window (Culex pipiens pallens isolate TS chromosome 3, TS_CPP_V2, whole genome shotgun sequence):
TTGAAGTTTGAACGCATGTCTCCGTACTATACAAGGATCATTTTCATCATCCAGATCCTAAAGACTGTGCTGATCAACCAGGCCCTGTTGACGGTACCTATGGCGTACTTTGGGTTCCACCTGGCAGGTAAACATACCCTTCCGGATGTCCGAGCCCTCCCACGGCTAACCACAATCATCCGAGACCTCATAATCTGTCTGGTCCTCTGGGAAGCCACCAACTACTGCACCCACCGAGTCCTTCACCACCGTCTCATCTACCGGTTCGTCCACAAGCGGCACCACGAGTTCACGGCCCCGATCGCTTGGGTCGCCAGCTACGTTCACCCCGTGGAACACATCGTCAGCGATACGATTCCGGCCTCCATCGGACCGGCCCTGCTCAACTGTCACCTGGTGACGGCGGTGCTGTGGTTCAGCTGGCTCGTGCACCACTCGTTGATCACCCACTCCGGCTATCATCTGCCGCTGCTCAAGAGTCCGGAAGCGCACGACTATCACCACTTGAAGTGAGTTGGCGGGGCAGGGCGTCCGAAAGATTAACGTAATTAACGAGGAAATTTCTTCGTTTCAGATTTACCCAGTGCTACAGTCCACTTGGGGTGATGGATTGGTTGTTTGGGACTGATGATAGGTTCCGGCAGAGCAAGCACGCGAAACGGGATCGAAGGTTGTTTGGGACCAAGTCGGCGAGGGAGTTGGTGCCGGACAAGGATTAGGGTCGCTTGGAAATCAAAGAGTGTTTATTAACCAAAGTGACCAATGTGCAGTGTAATATTGTTGCAAATACagttaaaaaagacttaaattACTAAAGCATGATCGTTGATATCTGATATTGCAGATTGTCGAGGAAAACATAAAGTAAAAGTataggtaggggaacagcatctaattccagcgtgcctctaatgttggcaggtcagaactttgacatttaattaaagctaattaaaagcgttttcaactgaactcgagtgataaatagctcaataaaaagt
Coding sequences:
- the LOC120424410 gene encoding fatty acid hydroxylase domain-containing protein 2-like: MCSLSENSSNITCIPELRNGSGLEVFLQQKWNDFLDVAGDDPANLHVWGMLACVYSQYWLIGGLYVFMDVRGWPRFLRKYKTQPGVNEPISWADLQRVSCRLKFERMSPYYTRIIFIIQILKTVLINQALLTVPMAYFGFHLAGKHTLPDVRALPRLTTIIRDLIICLVLWEATNYCTHRVLHHRLIYRFVHKRHHEFTAPIAWVASYVHPVEHIVSDTIPASIGPALLNCHLVTAVLWFSWLVHHSLITHSGYHLPLLKSPEAHDYHHLKFTQCYSPLGVMDWLFGTDDRFRQSKHAKRDRRLFGTKSARELVPDKD